Proteins co-encoded in one Pseudorhizobium banfieldiae genomic window:
- a CDS encoding ABC transporter ATP-binding protein, translating to MADVKPVALKARDLTKVYKMGAVEVTALNHVDLDLYQGELVVLLGPSGSGKSTLLNILGGLDQPTTGDVRFREHDLTKASDRALTSYRRDHVGFVFQFYNLIPSLTARENVALVTEIARHPMKPEEALALVGLSERQDHFPAQLSGGEQQRVAIARAIAKRPDLLLCDEPTGALDSKTGILVLDAILRINKELGTTTALITHNAGIADVADRVVYFADGRIVETRVNETRRTTAELTW from the coding sequence ATGGCCGATGTTAAACCCGTGGCCCTCAAGGCTCGCGATCTGACCAAGGTGTACAAGATGGGTGCGGTCGAGGTGACCGCACTCAACCATGTGGACCTAGATCTCTACCAGGGCGAGCTCGTTGTCCTTCTCGGGCCGTCCGGGAGCGGCAAATCGACCCTGCTCAATATCCTGGGAGGTTTGGACCAGCCGACGACCGGTGATGTCCGGTTTCGGGAACACGATCTGACGAAGGCGAGCGATCGGGCGCTGACGTCCTATCGCCGCGACCACGTCGGCTTCGTCTTCCAGTTCTACAACCTGATCCCCAGTCTGACGGCACGGGAAAACGTCGCGCTCGTCACCGAGATCGCACGTCATCCCATGAAGCCCGAGGAAGCGCTGGCACTGGTCGGACTTAGTGAGCGTCAGGATCACTTTCCCGCGCAGCTTTCCGGCGGCGAGCAGCAGCGGGTCGCCATTGCCCGCGCGATCGCCAAGAGGCCGGACCTGCTCTTGTGCGACGAGCCGACTGGTGCCCTGGACAGCAAGACCGGCATCCTGGTGCTCGACGCCATCTTGAGGATCAACAAGGAACTTGGCACCACGACTGCCCTCATCACGCACAATGCCGGCATTGCCGATGTCGCCGACCGCGTCGTTTATTTTGCTGATGGCCGGATCGTCGAAACCCGCGTCAACGAGACGCGACGCACCACTGCCGAACTTACGTGGTGA
- a CDS encoding ABC transporter permease, with amino-acid sequence MRSLDHKLLRDLWRLKMQVLAIALVVASGAALLVMALTTIQALQETTDAYYQRSRFAEIFAQAKRAPERLLREVSGIPGVAVAESRIVRGAILDMPDFNEPAIGQVISLPTRGPQLHNVLVIRSGGLPEQGEPDAVVVNEPFAEAHDLAAGDTFEAVLGSQKRTLRVVGTALSPEFVYAIAPGGMMPDDRRFGVLWMDRDSLAAAFDMDQAFNSVTLTLLRGADPNGVIARLDVLLEPYGGHGAYGREDQISNWFLQSEIRQQINMSRIMPTIFLAVAAFLTNMVMARLIQTERREIGLLKAFGYDNWAIGWHYAKMVLTISSIGVLVGWALGAWLGHWNTRLYANFYRFPFLLYRPSPQGFLIAGAVSLAAALAGSLGMVARAVRLPPAAAMVPPNPPSYGRTWAQLGMLDEPTRIILRRIMRWPLRASLTTLGLAMSVAVLILALQWMDAINVLARTVFERSQHQDATIIFSEIEPRRAEIDFGHLPAVLATEPFRNVAAEISSSHRTERQGLIGLPADAGLSPIYDNAGVVVPPRREGLVMSTMLAELLHVGVGDTVQVRVLEGTRPSFDLPVVETFETYIGTPVYMEINALNRLMNDGQVVSGLHVKLDSSVRETLLMKLKELPGITAILFRQAALDKFFETMGETILIFIGFFVAFSVILSFGVSYNAIRIALSERARELATLAVLGFSRWEISYILLGEIGVLAIAAIPLGCGIGFLLSWYMSAAFQTELYRVPLVIEPQTYGEASLIAVATVVACAAFVRRRLDRLDLIGVLKTRE; translated from the coding sequence ATGCGGAGCCTCGACCACAAACTCCTCCGAGACCTGTGGCGTCTGAAGATGCAGGTCCTGGCTATTGCATTGGTGGTGGCCTCCGGCGCTGCCCTGCTCGTCATGGCGCTCACCACGATTCAGGCGCTGCAAGAGACGACGGACGCCTATTACCAAAGGTCGCGTTTTGCCGAGATCTTCGCCCAGGCCAAGCGCGCGCCGGAACGGCTGCTGCGGGAAGTTTCCGGCATTCCGGGAGTTGCCGTCGCCGAAAGCCGGATCGTCCGCGGCGCCATTCTTGACATGCCTGACTTCAACGAGCCGGCGATCGGCCAGGTCATCTCGCTGCCAACCCGCGGCCCGCAGTTGCACAATGTTCTCGTCATCCGCTCCGGAGGCCTGCCGGAACAGGGAGAGCCGGACGCTGTCGTTGTGAACGAGCCTTTTGCGGAGGCGCATGACCTCGCCGCCGGCGACACGTTCGAGGCGGTGCTGGGTTCGCAGAAGCGCACGCTGCGGGTGGTCGGTACCGCGCTCAGCCCGGAGTTCGTTTATGCGATCGCGCCAGGTGGCATGATGCCGGACGATCGGCGCTTCGGCGTTCTGTGGATGGATCGCGACAGTCTTGCTGCGGCCTTCGACATGGACCAGGCCTTCAACAGCGTGACGCTCACACTGCTGCGCGGTGCGGACCCGAACGGCGTGATCGCGCGCCTCGACGTCCTCCTCGAGCCCTATGGCGGCCACGGGGCCTATGGACGCGAGGACCAGATCTCCAATTGGTTCCTGCAGAGCGAGATCCGCCAGCAGATCAACATGTCGCGCATCATGCCTACGATCTTCCTCGCAGTGGCGGCATTTCTGACCAACATGGTGATGGCGCGGCTGATCCAGACGGAAAGGCGGGAGATCGGCCTGCTCAAGGCCTTCGGCTACGACAACTGGGCGATCGGCTGGCATTACGCGAAGATGGTGCTGACCATTTCCTCCATCGGCGTCCTCGTCGGCTGGGCACTCGGCGCCTGGCTCGGGCACTGGAATACGCGCCTCTACGCCAACTTCTATCGCTTTCCTTTCCTGCTCTACCGGCCAAGCCCGCAGGGTTTCCTGATTGCCGGCGCCGTCAGCTTGGCTGCCGCGCTGGCTGGCTCGCTTGGCATGGTCGCGCGTGCCGTGCGTCTGCCACCGGCCGCGGCCATGGTGCCGCCCAATCCGCCGAGTTACGGCCGGACATGGGCGCAGCTCGGCATGCTGGACGAGCCCACGCGGATCATTCTCAGGCGTATCATGCGCTGGCCGTTGCGCGCGTCTCTTACGACACTCGGTCTTGCCATGTCGGTCGCCGTCCTGATCTTGGCGCTGCAGTGGATGGACGCCATCAACGTCCTGGCCCGGACGGTCTTCGAGAGATCGCAGCATCAGGACGCCACCATCATATTCAGCGAGATCGAGCCGCGCCGTGCGGAAATCGACTTCGGGCATCTTCCCGCGGTACTCGCCACGGAGCCGTTTCGCAACGTCGCGGCAGAAATCTCGAGCAGCCACCGGACCGAGCGGCAGGGGCTCATCGGGCTCCCTGCCGACGCCGGCCTCAGCCCGATATACGACAATGCCGGCGTGGTCGTGCCTCCTAGGCGCGAGGGGCTCGTGATGTCGACGATGCTTGCCGAACTTCTTCATGTCGGCGTGGGCGATACGGTCCAGGTGCGTGTTCTGGAGGGAACCCGACCGAGCTTCGATCTCCCTGTGGTCGAAACTTTTGAGACCTATATCGGCACGCCGGTCTACATGGAGATCAATGCACTCAACCGGCTGATGAACGACGGTCAAGTCGTCTCCGGTTTGCACGTGAAGTTGGACTCGTCCGTACGCGAGACGCTCTTGATGAAGCTCAAGGAACTACCGGGCATAACCGCTATCCTCTTCCGGCAGGCCGCACTGGACAAATTCTTCGAGACCATGGGCGAAACCATCCTCATCTTCATCGGATTCTTCGTCGCCTTTTCGGTGATCCTCTCCTTTGGCGTGAGTTACAATGCTATTCGGATCGCGCTCTCGGAACGCGCGCGCGAACTGGCGACACTTGCCGTTCTCGGGTTCAGTAGGTGGGAGATTTCCTACATCCTGCTCGGCGAGATCGGCGTGCTTGCAATTGCCGCAATCCCGCTTGGCTGCGGCATCGGCTTCCTTCTGTCCTGGTACATGTCAGCCGCCTTCCAGACAGAGCTATACCGGGTACCGCTGGTGATCGAGCCTCAAACCTATGGCGAGGCCTCGCTGATTGCCGTCGCCACCGTGGTCGCCTGTGCAGCGTTCGTGCGGCGGCGCCTTGACCGCCTGGACCTGATTGGCGTCCTGAAAACGAGGGAGTAG
- a CDS encoding ABC transporter permease produces MRLGTLVERLLQLIPVLLGVSLIVFLMLALTPGDPVEIMIGDQNMTAEQEALLRSDLGLDRPLPERFLSFVGNALQGEFGTSFFHRRPVLDVIVERLPATIELSLVAMVIALATAIPLGVAAAIHKNTIIDRIATVGSLFGVSLPGFWFGILLLMLFAVHLRLLPVSGRIGFDSEVPMVTGFLLIDTLVHGRFYAFWDALRHIVLPAITLGLPMTAILTRVTRTAMLEVMRQDYVAFAEAKGISRHRILYRHALKNALIPTVSVAAIETGSLLGGNMIVETVFGWPGLGRLVVESIFVRNYPLVQAAVLLYAVTYVLMNFVADILYTVLNPRVKL; encoded by the coding sequence ATGCGGTTGGGTACGCTCGTCGAACGTCTGCTGCAACTGATCCCGGTCCTGCTTGGTGTGAGCCTCATCGTCTTCCTGATGCTGGCGCTCACACCGGGCGACCCCGTTGAGATCATGATCGGCGACCAGAACATGACGGCGGAGCAGGAAGCCCTGCTTCGCAGTGATCTGGGGCTGGACCGTCCACTACCGGAGCGGTTCCTGAGCTTTGTCGGTAACGCCTTGCAGGGCGAGTTCGGGACCAGCTTCTTTCACAGGCGCCCGGTGCTCGACGTAATCGTGGAGCGGCTGCCCGCGACCATCGAACTCAGTCTTGTGGCGATGGTCATCGCCCTTGCCACCGCCATTCCCCTCGGTGTGGCGGCGGCCATCCACAAGAACACCATCATCGACCGCATAGCGACGGTCGGCTCCCTCTTCGGGGTCTCCTTGCCGGGTTTCTGGTTCGGCATCCTGCTTCTCATGCTCTTCGCGGTGCATCTTCGCCTCCTGCCGGTCTCCGGTCGGATCGGCTTCGACAGCGAGGTCCCGATGGTGACGGGTTTCCTGCTGATCGACACGCTCGTGCATGGGCGCTTCTACGCCTTCTGGGATGCCCTGAGGCATATCGTTCTGCCGGCGATCACGCTCGGCCTGCCGATGACTGCGATCCTGACGCGCGTTACCCGAACAGCCATGCTGGAGGTCATGCGACAGGATTATGTGGCGTTCGCCGAAGCCAAAGGCATCAGCCGGCACAGGATCCTCTACCGCCACGCGCTGAAGAACGCGCTCATCCCGACCGTTTCGGTCGCGGCCATCGAAACGGGCTCGCTGCTCGGGGGCAATATGATCGTTGAAACCGTCTTCGGCTGGCCTGGGCTTGGCCGGTTGGTTGTGGAGAGCATCTTTGTGCGCAACTATCCGCTCGTCCAGGCGGCGGTCCTGCTTTACGCCGTGACCTATGTTCTGATGAACTTCGTCGCCGACATTCTCTACACCGTCCTCAATCCGCGGGTGAAGCTATGA
- a CDS encoding efflux RND transporter periplasmic adaptor subunit: MRVIGRRIIIWGGLLAVLAGGVAYSLRPQPVQVDIAHVTTAPLRVAIREEGETRVRHVYTLHAPLRGHLQRLTVEPGDTVAANETELARIEPAPPEFLDVRTEAAQRAAVDAAVAARELAVAEVEGAQVNLEYATTELARARIQSEHQAISQRTLDEAERAFRVAETSLATAKASLEVREFELARARSQLLTRQEIDSRSDACECVSVMAPVNGLVLQVLRRSEGVVEAGAPLLDIGDPKDIEVVVDLLSEDAVTVEAGQRAVVRNWGGDELEARVKRIEPFGETKVSALGIEEQRVKVVLDIVSPPALWSSLGHGFRVDVDVIMFEESVPQLPLGAFFRTGDDWSVFVVEEGRAILRKVIIGQRNALAVQVLEGLDEGEEVVLYPSSQIENDTAVEARQTASR; this comes from the coding sequence GTGCGCGTAATCGGCAGACGGATCATTATCTGGGGAGGCCTGCTTGCAGTACTGGCCGGCGGCGTGGCCTATTCCCTTCGTCCGCAGCCCGTGCAGGTGGATATTGCGCATGTAACCACGGCGCCGCTCCGGGTTGCGATCCGCGAGGAAGGCGAAACCAGGGTACGCCATGTCTATACTCTTCACGCGCCGCTGCGGGGACACCTCCAGCGGCTGACTGTGGAGCCAGGCGACACGGTGGCGGCGAACGAGACGGAGCTGGCGAGGATCGAGCCGGCCCCTCCCGAGTTTCTCGATGTTCGAACGGAGGCCGCCCAACGCGCCGCCGTCGACGCAGCTGTCGCAGCCCGCGAGCTTGCGGTTGCCGAAGTTGAGGGGGCGCAGGTCAATCTCGAATATGCGACGACGGAACTTGCACGCGCCCGGATACAGAGCGAGCATCAGGCGATTTCGCAACGGACGCTCGACGAGGCAGAGCGCGCCTTTCGGGTGGCAGAGACAAGTCTTGCTACCGCGAAGGCCTCTTTGGAGGTCCGTGAATTCGAGCTCGCGCGGGCGCGTTCGCAACTTCTCACCCGTCAGGAGATCGACAGCCGTAGCGATGCCTGCGAATGCGTCAGCGTGATGGCGCCGGTGAACGGCCTTGTGCTGCAAGTGCTGAGGCGAAGCGAAGGGGTCGTTGAGGCGGGAGCACCACTGCTCGACATAGGTGATCCAAAGGACATCGAGGTGGTTGTGGATCTTCTTTCGGAGGATGCCGTCACGGTCGAGGCGGGTCAGCGGGCGGTCGTGCGAAACTGGGGCGGAGACGAACTCGAGGCGCGGGTGAAGCGGATAGAGCCTTTCGGTGAAACCAAGGTGTCGGCGCTCGGAATCGAGGAACAGCGTGTGAAGGTGGTTCTGGACATCGTCTCGCCACCTGCGCTGTGGAGCAGCCTCGGCCATGGCTTCCGTGTGGATGTCGACGTCATCATGTTCGAGGAGAGCGTTCCCCAGCTACCGCTCGGCGCCTTCTTCCGCACCGGCGACGACTGGTCGGTCTTTGTCGTCGAAGAGGGTCGTGCCATCCTCCGCAAGGTGATCATCGGCCAGCGCAATGCGCTAGCAGTCCAGGTTCTCGAGGGCCTCGATGAAGGAGAGGAGGTCGTGCTCTATCCCAGCAGCCAGATCGAGAATGATACTGCGGTCGAGGCCAGGCAGACGGCGAGCCGCTGA
- a CDS encoding FAD-dependent monooxygenase, which yields MMHTIGTQVVIIGGGPVGTGLAIELGQRGIDVVLIEKYSAPQLVPKGQNLTQRTMEHFHAWGAEHELRAARTVPRDYGIGGLTAYGTLLGEYHYDWLQRELVRPYYFTDNERLPQYATEQVLRNRAGQLETVRILYGWTVEGVEQDAQGVRVEAAHGTNGERITVQGDYAVGCDGSKSVTREAAGISQTRSDHDRLMVLLVFRSEQLHRLLERYPGKSFYNVLHPDLEGYWQFFGRVDLGSTWFFHAPVPIGTTRDNFDFRSYLHRAVGASFDVEFDYIGFWDLRVAMADTYRSGRIFVAGDAAHSHPPYGGYGINTGLEDARNLGWKLSATLKHWGGGGLLESYDCERRPVFASTARDFIEKSIESDRAFLATYDPDRDRAAFEAEWAARSSGAKGEVNAFEPNYAGSPIICGEPGGRTSALGNHLFEARPGHHLAPQPLSDGRNVFEALGRDFTLLAVEPDPEAVAAFQSAAATVGMPLKILRDNALDGRERYKARYVLVRPDHFVAWRANDAPADVLSLLRHASGLPERCDANQQGG from the coding sequence ATGATGCATACCATAGGGACCCAGGTGGTGATCATTGGTGGCGGCCCGGTCGGCACCGGGCTCGCGATCGAATTGGGACAGCGCGGCATCGATGTCGTGCTCATCGAGAAGTACAGTGCACCGCAGCTTGTTCCGAAGGGGCAGAACCTGACACAGCGCACGATGGAGCATTTCCATGCATGGGGCGCTGAACACGAGCTGCGCGCCGCGCGTACCGTACCCAGGGACTATGGGATCGGGGGGCTGACAGCCTATGGAACGCTGCTGGGTGAGTACCACTATGACTGGCTTCAGCGAGAGCTCGTGCGCCCCTACTATTTCACCGACAACGAGCGGCTTCCGCAGTATGCGACCGAACAGGTCCTACGCAACCGGGCCGGTCAGCTGGAAACCGTCCGGATACTTTACGGATGGACTGTCGAGGGCGTGGAGCAGGATGCCCAAGGTGTGCGTGTAGAGGCAGCGCACGGCACGAACGGTGAACGCATCACGGTGCAAGGCGACTATGCTGTTGGCTGCGACGGCAGCAAGTCCGTCACACGAGAAGCCGCGGGTATAAGCCAGACCCGCTCTGATCACGACCGCCTCATGGTGCTTCTCGTTTTCCGGTCAGAGCAACTCCATCGACTGCTCGAGCGCTATCCGGGCAAGAGCTTCTACAATGTCCTCCATCCAGATCTTGAAGGATATTGGCAGTTCTTCGGTCGAGTAGACCTGGGAAGCACCTGGTTTTTCCATGCGCCCGTTCCCATCGGGACTACCCGCGACAACTTCGATTTCCGCTCCTATTTGCACCGCGCGGTCGGCGCATCCTTTGATGTTGAATTCGACTATATAGGCTTCTGGGATCTGCGTGTTGCTATGGCCGATACTTACCGAAGCGGCCGTATCTTCGTGGCAGGTGATGCCGCCCATAGCCATCCGCCCTATGGAGGCTATGGTATCAATACAGGCCTGGAAGATGCTCGGAACCTCGGTTGGAAGCTCTCCGCCACATTGAAGCATTGGGGCGGTGGAGGGCTCCTTGAAAGCTATGACTGCGAGAGACGCCCCGTCTTCGCGTCCACGGCTCGCGACTTCATTGAGAAATCCATCGAAAGCGACCGGGCGTTTCTGGCTACTTACGATCCCGACCGTGACCGGGCCGCCTTCGAAGCCGAATGGGCTGCACGTAGCTCTGGCGCCAAGGGAGAGGTGAATGCATTTGAGCCGAACTACGCAGGGTCCCCGATCATCTGCGGTGAACCCGGCGGGCGGACTAGCGCGCTAGGCAATCATCTATTCGAAGCGCGCCCGGGCCATCACCTGGCGCCGCAACCGCTTTCGGATGGTCGAAATGTCTTTGAGGCGCTGGGGAGGGACTTCACGCTGCTCGCCGTTGAGCCGGATCCCGAGGCAGTTGCGGCGTTCCAGTCAGCAGCAGCGACGGTCGGGATGCCACTGAAAATCCTTCGGGACAACGCATTGGATGGTAGAGAGAGATACAAAGCCCGCTACGTGCTCGTCCGGCCCGACCATTTTGTGGCGTGGCGCGCGAACGACGCGCCTGCGGATGTTCTTTCCCTGTTGAGGCATGCGTCCGGATTACCGGAGAGATGCGACGCCAATCAGCAAGGCGGGTAG
- a CDS encoding ABC transporter substrate-binding protein has product MGNFRRIFLASAALAMLPLTPLQASEIRVGFTTDALTLDPANHRNRETETIIRNLYDGILTRDGDMEIVPEIAESWTQTSPTSFEFVIRQGIKFHDGTDLTAEDVKFTLDRLTVEGAMGDGQTSPRKSLLGPVDSVAVDGNKVIVTLSEPWPILPAMLPVQEVVSKSFVEKVGSAGLATEVNGAGPFKLVEWRKGDSVIMERFDDYYGGSPDIAPAGKACVDRVIFKIIPETASRVAALLSGDVDIINELPPFSISQVESNPNTGVMTVNGTRSFFIALNNKGEIFDDIKVRQAVAHALDKSLIVDRILGGNAVSIEGILSPAAFGASELPAAGYDPDKAKALLAEAGYPDGIDVVIDTEGAHKDTVEAIASVLAKSGIRAKVEVSEGALLKAKWDPKSEAPQGHMYFTSWGNGSLDPYDIFVPTHRSGDRGNTAYYANPKLDELLDKASVELDADKRAALYKEAETIINADQPYVYLWVPKDIYGVSKRVKGWKPSADSRINLHDACVE; this is encoded by the coding sequence ATGGGGAACTTCAGACGCATCTTTCTGGCTTCGGCAGCCCTCGCAATGCTGCCCTTGACGCCGCTGCAGGCATCCGAGATCCGGGTGGGCTTCACCACTGACGCCCTTACGCTCGATCCCGCCAACCATCGCAACCGCGAGACGGAAACCATCATCCGCAATCTCTACGACGGGATACTCACGCGCGATGGAGACATGGAGATCGTGCCGGAGATTGCTGAATCCTGGACGCAGACATCACCTACCAGTTTCGAATTCGTCATCCGCCAGGGGATCAAGTTCCACGACGGAACTGATCTGACGGCGGAGGACGTCAAGTTCACGCTGGACCGCCTGACGGTCGAAGGCGCGATGGGGGACGGCCAGACCAGTCCGCGCAAGAGCTTGCTTGGGCCGGTGGACTCGGTTGCCGTTGATGGCAACAAGGTCATTGTCACGCTGAGCGAGCCTTGGCCTATCCTTCCGGCTATGTTGCCGGTGCAGGAGGTGGTGTCGAAGTCCTTCGTGGAGAAGGTCGGCTCTGCGGGACTGGCAACCGAGGTCAACGGTGCCGGCCCTTTCAAGCTGGTCGAGTGGCGCAAGGGCGATTCCGTGATCATGGAGCGCTTTGACGACTACTACGGCGGTTCGCCTGATATCGCGCCCGCGGGCAAGGCGTGCGTCGATCGTGTCATCTTCAAGATCATTCCGGAGACCGCCTCGCGCGTGGCCGCCCTCCTGTCCGGCGACGTCGACATCATCAACGAGCTTCCGCCCTTTTCCATCTCGCAGGTCGAGTCAAATCCGAACACGGGAGTCATGACCGTCAACGGGACGCGCAGCTTCTTCATCGCGCTTAACAACAAGGGCGAGATCTTCGACGACATCAAGGTCCGCCAGGCTGTGGCCCATGCACTCGACAAGTCGCTGATCGTCGACCGCATCCTCGGAGGGAATGCCGTCTCGATCGAAGGCATCCTCAGCCCCGCTGCATTCGGCGCTTCGGAGCTTCCCGCGGCCGGCTATGATCCGGACAAGGCCAAGGCGCTGCTCGCCGAAGCCGGCTATCCGGATGGCATCGATGTCGTGATCGACACGGAAGGTGCCCACAAGGATACGGTGGAAGCAATCGCCTCCGTTCTCGCCAAGAGCGGGATACGCGCCAAGGTCGAGGTGAGCGAAGGTGCCTTGCTGAAGGCAAAATGGGACCCGAAGAGCGAGGCTCCGCAAGGGCACATGTACTTCACCTCCTGGGGTAACGGTTCGCTCGACCCTTACGACATCTTCGTCCCGACGCATCGTAGCGGCGACCGCGGCAACACCGCCTATTACGCGAACCCGAAGCTCGACGAACTGCTGGACAAGGCTTCTGTCGAACTCGACGCCGACAAGCGGGCGGCTCTCTACAAGGAGGCGGAGACGATCATCAACGCCGACCAGCCCTATGTCTATCTTTGGGTGCCCAAGGATATCTACGGGGTTTCGAAGCGGGTGAAAGGCTGGAAGCCGAGTGCCGACAGCCGCATCAATCTCCACGACGCCTGCGTCGAATAG